The Moorena producens PAL-8-15-08-1 genomic interval GCATTCTTCTATTACTCCCTGATTTTCATGGATGATGACGAAGTCGTCTGCGTATCTAATCAAACTTATTCCTTGCCGTTTCTGTTTTTTACTTCTCCTTTTTATCTTTAATGTTTCGGCATATTGTTTGATTCGTTCTTCCATGCCATGGAGGGCAATGTTAGCGAGCAGGGGTGATATCACTCCTCCTTGCGGTGTCCCTTCGTTGGTGGGAGTGAGTGTATCCTTTTCCATTACTCCAGCTTTAAGCCAGGATTTTATTAACCTTCTTAATGATGGAAAAGTGTTCACTTTAGTTAGAAGCGCTTCATGATTTATTTTGTCAAAACATTTGGCAATATCTGCGTCTAATACCCATTTGGGTTTATGGCATATATTGCTGAATATTGCTTCGACGGCATCGTGACATGAGCGTCCTGGTCTGAAACCATATGAGTTAGGCTCAAACTTGGCTTCCCATTCGGGTTCTAATGCCTGTTTGGTTAAAGCTTGTAGAGCACGGTCGTGTATAGTCGGGATACCTAATGGGCGTTTTTCCCTACTTCCAGATTTGGGAATCCATACCCTTCTGGTAGGTTTTGCCTTCTTTTGAGTATTCAGGTTGGCTACTAAGGCGAGTCTTTGCTTATTATTTAAAGCTTTTTTCCCGTCTATTCCGGCAGTCTTTTTACCTTTGTTCTCCTGGGTTACCCGTCTAACCGCTATCATCTTGGCTGACCAGGAATTCATCAGAGTCTTTTGCAGCTTTCTTACCACGCGGACATCACCACGATGAGAGGCTCGATATATTCGTTTTTGCAACTTGAATACGGTCATTTCCAGCTTTCGCCAGTTGACGTTCTTCCATTCCGACTGTGGGGTGAACCCCCGAGTTTTGGACTTATTCATTGCTACTCGCAACCATATCTCTTCCTATAACGTGAGTCTGTCAGCATATCCCATACATTACATATGGACTTTGGCTTTTGACTCTATCCTTTTCACATAGGCCATGCGGCTAACTACCTACTCAATAAATCGACCTTTATTGAGAGAACCTATGGAATTACTTCGTTCCTGATAACCATTCTATGAACTTTTAGGGCGATACTATTCACCGGGAAATTTATTGGAGAATCAATAATGGACTGTTGAACCCATTACTCCGTATTTTCCTTTGACTTTTGTCTATGGCGTATCAATCCTTAATTTCGCCATTCCAAGCTTACGATGATTCTGACGTATCTTCCTCTCGTACCCTTGAGTTCTTTTACCTATCAATCTATCTTTCAGGTTAAGGATATTTTGACGTTCGACCCTTGCATCGATTGGCAGGTTTGTTATTCCTGTTCATCAGGGTAAGGTTGTCACCCGGATTCTTCGGGGGATGGTATTTCACCATCATGATTATCAAGTTGTCTTGGGTTCTTAACCCAAGCAGCTAATCCCCCAAATCCTGTTCATCAGGATAAGGTTTCTAGCTAACGAATCGCACCAACGGAAGCCTGACAAGCGTGACTGTTGAGGTCTCTTACAAACTTAAACTCATCTCGTAATTGAGTGTTATAGCGGTAGAGTTCTTTCTTGCCTATTCCCTTGTTATCTATCCAGTAGCGTAAGACCTTGTTTCGTACAAATTTAGATGTACGAATAGCTTCGTCTACGGCTTTCTTTTGGGATTTGCTAAAGACGGCCTTGAACTCCATTGCTAACACTCTAATCACCTCCTTGACGTTATCTTGCATTTACTTTTATAGTATATACGCGCTAACTAAATAATGCCCATGACAAAATTAAAAATAAATTTAAATACAATAAAAACATTGTCTACTC includes:
- the ltrA gene encoding group II intron reverse transcriptase/maturase gives rise to the protein MNKSKTRGFTPQSEWKNVNWRKLEMTVFKLQKRIYRASHRGDVRVVRKLQKTLMNSWSAKMIAVRRVTQENKGKKTAGIDGKKALNNKQRLALVANLNTQKKAKPTRRVWIPKSGSREKRPLGIPTIHDRALQALTKQALEPEWEAKFEPNSYGFRPGRSCHDAVEAIFSNICHKPKWVLDADIAKCFDKINHEALLTKVNTFPSLRRLIKSWLKAGVMEKDTLTPTNEGTPQGGVISPLLANIALHGMEERIKQYAETLKIKRRSKKQKRQGISLIRYADDFVIIHENQGVIEECRTILENWLNDIGLELKPSKTRISYTMNGFDFLGFNIRQYKVGKNQSKQGFKTIIKPSKKKVLEHYEQLSNVIDRHRAAPQEALINHLKPIIRGWCNYYRSVCSKETFNKLGHMLWNKLQRWGYRRHPNKSKSWVINKYWGTIEEDNWMFMTDRNHLPKHVKTEIVRHKKVQEARSTYDGDLIYWNTRMQKHPEMTSQKGRLLKRQKGVCTHCGLTFRDGDVMEKHHIIPRSLGGNDTDKNLELLHLHCHDAKHRKKIELNELDRNPF